In Helianthus annuus cultivar XRQ/B chromosome 8, HanXRQr2.0-SUNRISE, whole genome shotgun sequence, a single genomic region encodes these proteins:
- the LOC110870344 gene encoding probable disease resistance protein At1g61300 gives MADAVISSITGKVVDLLCGVAKKEISYVCNCSENVEKCKNEADKLSRMKGRVQQQIDLARSNGEKLLSDVEEWMKKADAEISNATQFTNGGEDQEKCFHLCTLRRCSKTAIKKRFLFSSTKKTSTLEEIIRAIEDETIQIVGINGLGGVGKTTLASEVAKAIKNQFADIVFITVSRTVDVKMIQEKVGVAARRIVNGEKILIILDDVWEELKLEELGIPCGSEYMNCKILLTSRSKDVCAAMNVQKNISVNPLQEEEAWTLFERVVGKSEWNDTLKEVALKIVKECGGLPLFIQVVGKALKDKEIKIWEAALRRLQAPMDGDVSYKKEGILQLKLSYDHLEDEVAKSLFLLCSMFPEDGNIGLKTLTRYGLALGIFNNPDSIHDTKDIVQLAVESLKASFLLSPADVPIYLPVQLLFEVNRREEEELFKMHDLVRDMALFITFKGDDKFLVKSRKGLREWQPRSDVIKSYKKISLMENIILCKLPDYELDLPYLDTFLIQMNELSVVLDEFFRGMKELKVLDMSGNNISSLPQSLTQLTKLRLLDLSGNKSLCEISILGGLSCLEILKLRRTGIRNIPEEIGQLTNLRLLDVYYCIDLSYVTPCVISKLIRLEELYVWFSKEEGNCNFLTELSELTLLKILRLRVWELCYIPKIEPLIEFDIGPPVRPIGLYKRCLEVFGNKCSWTMPIRKLIQLSEMLTLSFINDLDNILPDLYQEGFNELREIHLWYCENVRSLVKTCDLDGIQTSNERGGPMKTKGKFFSHLEVIELSRLNGLELLWDNPHQCISFCNLMRISITHCPSLLKLFPISVAQGLVNLKHIHISDCESLVNVISDGDEQTTRSEIELKDIELDNLPKLESFYSGYSIIKYPSLENIKVKGCPSMKRWSYGENHTTKIEFYHEGR, from the exons ATGGCGGACGCGGTTATTTCTTCCATAACTGGAAAAGTGGTAGACTTGTTGTGTGGTGTGGCTAAAAAGGAGATTAGCTATGTGTGTAATTGCTCTGAAAATGTTGAAAAGTGTAAAAATGAAGCTGATAAGTTGTCGCGTATGAAGGGAAGGGTTCAACAACAAATAGATTTGGCTAGATCTAATGGGGAAAAACTTCTATCAGACGTGGAAGAGTGGATGAAGAAAGCAGATGCTGAAATATCCAACGCCACGCAGTTTACTAACGGAGGAGAAGACCAGGAGAAATGCTTCCATTTGTGTACCCTCCGTCGTTGTAGTAAGACGGCGATAAAAAAACGTTTTCTCTTCAGCAGCACCAAGAAAACG TCGACTTTGGAGGAGATCATTCGAGCTATAGAAGATGAGACGATACAAATCGTTGGAATTAATGGCTTAGGAGGTGTAGGTAAAACTACACTAGCTAGTGAAGTTGCTAAAGCAATAAAGAATCAATTTGCAGATATTGTGTTTATAACAGTGTCAAGAACTGTTGATGTCAAAATGATTCAAGAAAAGGTTGGTGTTGCGGCAAGGAGAATAGTGAACGGAGAGAAGATTCTAATCATTCTAGATGACGTTTGGGAAGAACTGAAGCTTGAGGAATTGGGCATTCCATGTGGGAGTGAGTACATGAATTGCAAGATTTTGCTTACATCTAGAAGCAAAGACGTGTGTGCGGCAATGAATGTCCAAAAGAATATTTCGGTGAACCCTTTGCAAGAGGAAGAAGCGTGGACCCTTTTTGAACGTGTGGTTGGTAAAAGTGAATGGAACGATACACTGAAAGAAGTTGCATTAAAGATTGTCAAGGAATGTGGTGGATTACCACTTTTTATTCAAGTTGTAGGGAAAGCTTTGAAAGACAAAGAAATTAAAATTTGGGAGGCAGCGCTTCGACGACTACAAGCTCCCATGGATGGGGATGTCAGCTACAAAAAGGAAGGCATACTGCAATTGAAGCTAAGCTACGACCATCTTGAAGATGAAGTAGCTAAGTCACTTTTCTTATTGTGTAGTATGTTCCCAGAAGATGGAAACATTGGCCTTAAAACGTTGACACGTTATGGGCTCGCTCTTGGGATATTTAATAATCCCGATAGCATTCACGATACAAAAGATATAGTTCAACTGGCTGTTGAGTCTCTTAAAGCATCTTTCTTGTTATCGCCTGCGGATGTACCAATTTATTTACCAGTTCAATTGCTTTTTGAAGTTAatagaagagaagaagaagaattaTTTAAAATGCACGACCTTGTTCGTGATATGGCATTGTTCATTACTTTTAAAGGTGATGACAAGTTTTTGGTGAAGTCCAGAAAAGGTTTGAGAGAATGGCAGCCAAGAAGCGACGTTATAAAAAGCTACAAGAAGATCTCCCTCATGGAAAATATAATATTATGTAAGCTTCCTGATTATGAACTTGATTTGCCATACCTTGATACTTTCCTTATACAAATGAATGAACTTTCAGTTGTTCTGGATGAATTCTTTCGGGGCATGAAAGAGCTGAAAGTTTTAGATATGTCGGGTAACAACATTTCATCTCTCCCACAATCACTAACGCAACTCACAAAACTACGCCTGCTAGATCTAAGTGGAAACAAATCTCTCTGTGAAATTTCTATACTTGGGGGGTTGTCATGTCTTGAGATTCTAAAGCTTAGACGTACTGGAATTAGAAATATCCCTGAAGAGATCGGACAATTGACCAATTTAAGGCTACTAGATGTTTACTATTGTATTGATTTGTCTTACGTAACACCTTGTGTGATATCGAAGCTCATTAGGTTGGAGGAGTTGTATGTTTGGTTTTCGAAGGAGGAGGGGAATTGTAATTTTCTTACGGAACTAAGCGAATTGACGTTGCTGAAAATTCTGCGTTTAAGAGTTTGGGAATTGTGTTATATTCCCAAAATTGAACCCTTGATAGAATTTGACATTGGTCCACCTGTACGCCCAATTGGTTTATATAAACGCTGCCTAGAAGTTTTTGGAAATAAATGCTCATGGACGATGCCAATTAGGAAACTGATTCAGCTATCTGAAATGTTAACATTGTCATTTATAAATGATTTGGATAACATCTTGCCAGACCTATATCAAGAAGGTTTCAATGAATTAAGGGAAATTCATTTGTGGTACTGTGAGAATGTTAGAAGCTTGGTGAAGACATGTGACTTGGATGGAATTCAGACTTCAAATGAACGTGGTGGTCCGATGAAAACAAAGGGAAAGTTTTTTTCCCATTTGGAAGTAATAGAGTTGTCCCGTTTGAATGGCTTGGAGCTTCTATGGGATAACCCACATCAATGTATAAGCTTTTGTAATCTAATGCGTATCAGTATAACACATTGCCCCTCTTTGTTAAAGCTATTCCCTATAAGCGTAGCGCAAGGGCTTGTCAATCTCAAACATATACATATTTCCGATTGTGAAAGTTTGGTGAATGTTATTTCGGATGGAGATGAGCAAACAACTCGAAGTGAAATTGAATTGAAGGATATTGAGCTTGATAATCTGCCCAAACTTGAGAGCTTCTACTCTGGCTATTCTATCATCAAATATCCTTCTTTGGAGAATATAAAAGTGAAAGGTTGTCCTAGCATGAAGAGATGGAGTTATGGAGAGAATCATACAACCAAGATCGAATTTTATCATGAAGGGAGATAG